Proteins from one Oenanthe melanoleuca isolate GR-GAL-2019-014 chromosome 1, OMel1.0, whole genome shotgun sequence genomic window:
- the CLDN10 gene encoding claudin-10 isoform X1, with amino-acid sequence MASTSAEIIAFLLTISGWVLVSSTLPTDYWKVSTIDGTVITTATFWANLWKTCVTDSTGVSNCKDFPSMLALDGYIQACRGLMISAVCLGFFGAIFGLVGMKCTKVGGSDQTKAKIACLAGLSFILSGLCSMTSCSLYANRITSEFFDPSFVAQKYELGAALFIGWAGASLCIIGGIIFCFSISENSNSARRGYAYNGATSVMSSRTKVHNSVPDKSPPKHFDKNAYV; translated from the exons ATGGCGAGCACGTCGGCGGAGATCATCGCCTTCCTGCTCACCATCTCGGGATGGGTGCTGGTCTCCTCCACGCTGCCCACCGACTACTGGAAGGTGTCCACCATCGATGGCACGGTCATCACCACCGCCACCTTTTGGGCCAACCTCTGGAAGACCTGCGTGACCGACTCCACCGGCGTCTCCAACTGCAAGGACTTCCCATCCATGCTGGCGCTGGACG GTTACATCCAAGCCTGCAGAGGATTGATGATCTCCGCTGTCTGCCTGGGCTTCTTCGGTGCTATTTTTGGACTGGTTGGGATGAAATGTACAAAAGTTGGAGGCTCCGATCAGACTAAAGCAAAAATTGCTTGTTTAGCTGGACTGAGTTTCATACTGTCTG GGTTGTGCTCTATGACTAGTTGTTCCCTGTATGCAAACAGGATTACGTCTGAGTTCTTTGACCCTTCTTTTGTTGCACAAAA GTATGAATTAGGAGCAGCTTTGTTCATTGGATGGGCTGGAGCTTCACTCTGCATAATTGGTGGCATTATATTCTGCTTCTCAATATCTGAAAAcagtaattctgcaag gagGGGGTATGCCTATAATGGAGCCACATCTGTGATGTCTTCTCGTACAAAGGTCCACAACAGTGTCCCTGACAAAAGCCCACCCAAGCACTTTGACAAGAATGCTTATGTTTAG